One region of Pseudobdellovibrionaceae bacterium genomic DNA includes:
- the rplK gene encoding 50S ribosomal protein L11 codes for MAKKVTGMIKLQIPAGKANPAPPVGPALGQHGVNIMEFCKQFNARTQALGDSIIPIIITVYQDRSFTFITKTPPVSSLLKKALKLESGSKMPQKDKVGKVKSADIKKIAETKLPDLNCIKVESAMSQVAGTAKSMGLELAD; via the coding sequence ATGGCAAAAAAGGTAACAGGCATGATCAAACTGCAGATTCCGGCAGGGAAAGCCAATCCGGCTCCTCCCGTGGGACCGGCACTTGGTCAGCATGGTGTGAACATCATGGAATTCTGTAAGCAGTTCAACGCCCGCACGCAGGCGTTGGGTGATTCGATCATCCCGATCATCATCACTGTTTATCAGGATCGTTCGTTCACATTCATCACCAAGACGCCTCCCGTGTCGAGTCTGCTCAAGAAGGCATTGAAACTGGAATCCGGTTCGAAAATGCCCCAGAAGGACAAGGTCGGTAAGGTGAAATCGGCGGACATCAAGAAAATCGCTGAAACAAAACTTCCGGATCTCAACTGTATCAAAGTTGAATCTGCGATGTCTCAAGTTGCGGGCACTGCGAAGAGCATGGGCCTCGAGCTGGCAGATTAG